One Jannaschia sp. GRR-S6-38 genomic window carries:
- the ctaA gene encoding heme A synthase, translating to MAKRAIFEDVSEARRPAAQGGVIDAARRGNRAAVRIWLWVLFALVVVMIAVGGLTRLTDSGLSITEWAPLSGAIPPLSEADWQAEFDAYRAIPEYQLQNRGMSMSEFQFIYWWEWGHRQLGRVIGLVWALGFLGLLVTKSIPPGWTGRLLALGALGGLQGAIGWWMVASGLTGTMLDVASYRLATHLGLAFVILSLIAWYVLSMSRPEGALLQARRDRDATLMSWGTVLVAGVFLQVLIGALVAGIDAGRGYTDWPLMAGGFTPPGMWELSPWWRNLFENDGTVQFIHRVSGYVLFAVIIVAWWRARRSAYVATRGAFLAVLAVAVLQMVIGIVTVMYSAPWQLAILHQFGAVVLICLAVRARHRAKYPLPQSVRA from the coding sequence ATGGCGAAGCGAGCGATATTCGAGGATGTGAGCGAGGCCCGGCGCCCGGCGGCCCAGGGCGGCGTGATCGACGCGGCCCGGCGCGGCAACCGCGCGGCGGTGCGCATCTGGCTGTGGGTCCTGTTCGCGCTGGTCGTGGTGATGATTGCCGTCGGCGGTCTGACGCGGCTGACCGACTCGGGGCTTTCGATCACCGAATGGGCGCCGCTCTCGGGCGCGATCCCGCCGCTGTCGGAGGCCGATTGGCAGGCCGAGTTCGACGCCTATCGCGCGATCCCCGAATACCAGCTGCAAAACCGCGGCATGTCGATGTCCGAGTTCCAGTTCATCTATTGGTGGGAATGGGGCCACCGCCAGCTGGGCCGGGTGATCGGGCTGGTCTGGGCGCTGGGCTTCCTGGGTCTTCTGGTCACGAAATCCATTCCGCCGGGTTGGACCGGGCGGCTTCTGGCGCTGGGCGCGCTGGGCGGGCTGCAGGGCGCGATCGGCTGGTGGATGGTGGCCTCGGGCCTGACGGGCACGATGCTGGACGTGGCGTCCTACCGGCTGGCCACGCATCTGGGGCTGGCCTTCGTGATCCTGTCGCTGATCGCCTGGTACGTGCTGTCGATGTCGCGACCCGAGGGCGCGCTTCTGCAGGCGCGGCGCGACCGCGACGCGACGCTGATGAGCTGGGGCACGGTGCTGGTCGCGGGCGTCTTCCTGCAGGTGCTGATCGGCGCGCTGGTCGCGGGGATCGATGCCGGGCGCGGCTATACCGACTGGCCCTTGATGGCGGGCGGCTTCACGCCGCCGGGGATGTGGGAGCTGTCGCCCTGGTGGCGCAACCTGTTCGAGAATGACGGCACGGTGCAGTTCATCCACCGGGTGTCGGGATACGTCCTCTTCGCGGTGATCATCGTGGCCTGGTGGCGGGCGCGCCGCTCCGCCTATGTCGCGACGCGCGGAGCGTTCCTGGCCGTTCTGGCGGTGGCGGTGCTGCAGATGGTGATCGGCATCGTGACGGTGATGTACTCCGCCCCCTGGCAGCTCGCGATCCTGCACCAGTTCGGCGCCGTCGTGCTGATCTGCCTCGCCGTGCGCGCCCGGCATCGCGCCAAGTACCCGCTTCCCCAATCCGTGAGGGCCTGA
- a CDS encoding RNA methyltransferase, which yields MSDAFDPRPAFVLVRPQMGENIGAAARSMLNFGLEAMRVTSPRDGWPNERAVALASGAGRVLDGARIFDTTAEAVADCAFVFATTARDRDLTKPVYSPQDAMAEARARGARGERVAVLFGPERTGLENDDIARANAIVSVPTNPDFPSLNLAQCVLLMGYEWVREAAPAPQVALAGTEWANQAEIDALVAHFEDRLDQAGFFFPEGKAAAMKLHLRNLWSRMPLTRADVQTFHGMMRQMVRWKERG from the coding sequence ATGTCCGACGCCTTCGATCCGCGCCCCGCCTTCGTCCTGGTCCGCCCGCAGATGGGCGAGAATATCGGGGCGGCCGCGCGCTCGATGCTCAATTTCGGGCTGGAGGCGATGCGCGTCACCAGCCCGCGCGACGGCTGGCCGAACGAGCGGGCGGTGGCGCTGGCCTCGGGCGCGGGGCGGGTGCTGGACGGCGCGCGGATCTTCGACACGACCGCCGAGGCCGTGGCCGACTGCGCCTTCGTCTTCGCCACGACCGCGCGCGACCGCGACCTGACGAAGCCGGTCTACAGCCCGCAGGACGCCATGGCCGAGGCCCGCGCCCGCGGCGCGCGGGGCGAGCGGGTGGCGGTGCTGTTCGGGCCCGAGCGCACGGGGCTCGAGAACGACGACATCGCGCGGGCCAACGCCATCGTCTCGGTGCCGACGAACCCGGATTTCCCGTCGCTCAACCTCGCGCAATGCGTTCTGCTGATGGGCTACGAGTGGGTGCGCGAGGCGGCGCCCGCGCCGCAGGTCGCGCTGGCCGGAACCGAATGGGCCAACCAGGCCGAGATCGACGCGCTGGTCGCCCATTTCGAGGACCGGCTGGACCAGGCGGGGTTCTTCTTTCCCGAGGGCAAGGCGGCGGCGATGAAGCTGCATCTGCGCAACCTCTGGAGCCGGATGCCGCTGACCCGCGCCGACGTGCAGACCTTCCACGGCATGATGCGCCAGATGGTGCGCTGGAAAGAGCGGGGCTGA
- a CDS encoding thiamine phosphate synthase produces MTEMPQLYLVTPPEFGAEFPDRLAAVLDAHPVACLRLDLASKDEDRVMRAADAVREVAHARDVPLVITDHSALSERLGLDGVHLTDTRGLRKLRTAWGPDPIIGAFCGTSRHDGMNAGEAGADYVAFGPAGPTALGAGARAETELFAWWSEMIELPVVAEGALDAATIAALAPVTDFFALGEEIWRHDDPLAALSDLTAALR; encoded by the coding sequence ATGACCGAAATGCCGCAGCTCTACCTCGTGACCCCGCCCGAGTTCGGGGCGGAGTTTCCCGACCGGCTCGCCGCCGTGCTCGACGCGCATCCCGTGGCCTGCCTGCGGCTCGACCTCGCTTCGAAGGACGAGGACCGGGTGATGCGCGCCGCCGACGCGGTGCGCGAGGTGGCCCATGCCCGCGACGTGCCGCTGGTGATCACCGATCACAGCGCGCTCTCGGAGCGGCTGGGCCTCGACGGCGTCCATCTCACCGACACGCGCGGCCTGCGCAAGCTGCGTACCGCCTGGGGCCCCGACCCGATCATCGGGGCCTTCTGCGGCACCTCGCGCCATGACGGCATGAACGCGGGCGAAGCGGGGGCCGATTACGTGGCCTTCGGCCCGGCCGGCCCCACCGCGCTCGGCGCAGGCGCACGCGCCGAGACCGAACTCTTCGCCTGGTGGTCCGAGATGATCGAGCTGCCCGTCGTGGCCGAGGGCGCGCTCGATGCCGCGACCATCGCCGCGCTCGCGCCGGTCACCGATTTCTTCGCGCTGGGCGAGGAGATCTGGCGCCACGACGACCCGCTCGCCGCCCTCAGCGACCTGACGGCAGCCCTTCGCTGA
- a CDS encoding lysophospholipid acyltransferase family protein, which translates to MMWDAAPQPTLSPISPAGWLRVVLRGSVLTVVVFGGLLILLAVRLVERPLFGLHRPVTPWITQGVCKAAFVILGIRREVRGAVMRGTGAVVSNHASWLDIFALNASKRIYFVSKAEVAGWPGIGWLARATGTVFIRRDPREARAQQALFEARLQAGHRLLFFPEGTSTDGRRLLRFKPTLFQAFFSPALPAMQVQPVTLAYHAPPGTPEAFYGWWGDRGFADHALRMLAQAPQGRIAVIYHAPLRVADHPGRKALAQAAEGAVRAGLVSEGLPSGR; encoded by the coding sequence ATGATGTGGGATGCCGCGCCGCAGCCGACGCTGTCGCCGATCTCGCCGGCGGGCTGGCTGCGCGTGGTGCTGCGCGGATCGGTCCTGACCGTCGTGGTCTTCGGCGGACTGCTGATCCTGTTGGCCGTGCGGCTGGTCGAGCGGCCGCTTTTTGGGCTGCACCGGCCGGTCACGCCCTGGATCACGCAGGGCGTGTGCAAGGCGGCGTTCGTCATCCTTGGCATCCGGCGCGAGGTGCGGGGCGCGGTGATGCGGGGCACGGGGGCGGTGGTGTCGAACCATGCCTCCTGGCTCGACATCTTTGCGCTGAACGCGTCGAAGCGGATCTATTTCGTCTCCAAGGCCGAGGTGGCGGGCTGGCCGGGGATCGGCTGGCTGGCGCGGGCGACGGGCACGGTCTTCATCCGCCGCGACCCGCGCGAGGCGCGCGCGCAGCAGGCGCTGTTCGAGGCGCGGCTGCAGGCGGGGCACCGGCTGCTGTTCTTTCCCGAGGGCACCTCGACCGACGGGCGGCGGCTTCTGCGGTTCAAGCCCACGCTGTTCCAGGCCTTCTTCTCGCCCGCGCTGCCGGCGATGCAGGTCCAGCCGGTCACGCTGGCCTATCACGCGCCGCCGGGGACGCCGGAGGCGTTCTACGGCTGGTGGGGCGATCGCGGTTTCGCCGATCACGCGCTGCGGATGCTGGCGCAGGCGCCGCAGGGGCGCATCGCAGTGATCTATCACGCGCCGCTGCGGGTGGCGGACCATCCGGGCCGCAAGGCGCTGGCGCAGGCGGCGGAGGGTGCGGTGCGCGCGGGGCTGGTCAGCGAAGGGCTGCCGTCAGGTCGCTGA
- a CDS encoding GNAT family N-acetyltransferase translates to MRPHLTLGRTPEELRAALALRRAVFVGEMGARDDGDAHDAACEHLVLRDADRPGLGAVGTLRLAMGAEYTAREFDLSRLVATGRPLAEAGRSCLHPDYRGGTAGLYLFRGLLDALRARGVGYLVGTASFPGADAARHMEALRRLRQEALAPEALRPVAHGPNAVAVAGTAPRAAMRAVPALIKTYLRAGAWVGEGAWRDPDFDTVDICMVLDMAKVPAGPLPRIAARMEAAAPS, encoded by the coding sequence ATGAGACCCCACCTGACGCTTGGCCGGACCCCGGAGGAGCTGCGCGCCGCGCTGGCGCTGCGGCGGGCGGTCTTCGTGGGCGAGATGGGCGCGCGGGACGATGGCGACGCGCATGACGCGGCCTGCGAGCATCTGGTGCTGCGCGATGCCGACCGGCCCGGGCTGGGCGCGGTGGGCACGCTGCGGCTGGCGATGGGCGCCGAATACACTGCGCGCGAGTTCGACCTGTCGCGGCTGGTCGCGACCGGGCGGCCGCTGGCCGAGGCGGGGCGCAGCTGCCTGCATCCCGACTATCGCGGCGGGACGGCGGGGCTCTACCTGTTCCGCGGGCTGCTCGACGCGCTGCGGGCGCGGGGGGTCGGCTATCTGGTGGGCACCGCCTCCTTCCCGGGGGCCGATGCGGCGCGCCACATGGAGGCGCTGCGCCGCCTGCGCCAGGAGGCGCTGGCCCCCGAGGCGCTGCGCCCGGTGGCCCACGGGCCGAACGCCGTCGCCGTGGCCGGAACCGCGCCCCGGGCCGCGATGCGCGCGGTGCCGGCGCTGATCAAGACCTACCTGCGGGCCGGGGCCTGGGTCGGCGAGGGCGCCTGGCGGGACCCGGATTTCGACACGGTCGACATCTGCATGGTGCTCGACATGGCGAAGGTCCCGGCCGGGCCCCTGCCGCGCATCGCCGCCCGGATGGAGGCCGCCGCCCCGTCATGA
- a CDS encoding DUF3553 domain-containing protein, protein MLVRHPDAPDWGLGQVQSKIGDRVTVNFENAGKQVIDGSRIGLLPVFE, encoded by the coding sequence ATGCTGGTCCGCCACCCCGACGCGCCCGATTGGGGGCTGGGGCAGGTCCAGTCGAAGATCGGCGACCGGGTCACGGTCAATTTCGAGAATGCGGGCAAGCAGGTGATCGACGGGTCGCGCATCGGACTCCTTCCGGTCTTCGAGTGA
- a CDS encoding histidine phosphotransferase family protein produces the protein MGSRLCHDLVSPIGAIGNGLELLELSGKGGEEVALIRSALDAAVARIRFFRLAFGAGAPEARIAAREIREVLDDMYRDTRSKVLWRDTEEHARAEMRLACLALNCIEVATPWGAKIEVTRNGQAWVMHVDAKRLRIDQPLWMSLGRGELPGDLKGSEVQFGILAALSRDLRRPVSVSADETHLSLIV, from the coding sequence TTGGGATCGCGGCTCTGCCACGACCTCGTCAGTCCGATCGGCGCGATCGGCAACGGGCTCGAATTGCTGGAGCTGTCGGGCAAGGGCGGCGAGGAGGTGGCGCTCATTCGCAGCGCGCTCGACGCCGCGGTGGCGCGCATCCGGTTCTTCCGCTTGGCCTTCGGCGCTGGCGCCCCCGAGGCCCGGATCGCGGCGCGCGAGATCCGCGAGGTGCTCGACGACATGTATCGCGACACCCGCAGCAAGGTGCTCTGGCGCGACACCGAGGAGCATGCGCGCGCCGAGATGCGCCTCGCCTGCCTCGCGCTCAACTGCATCGAGGTGGCGACGCCCTGGGGCGCCAAGATCGAGGTCACGCGCAACGGCCAGGCCTGGGTGATGCATGTCGACGCCAAGCGGCTGCGCATCGATCAGCCGCTCTGGATGTCGCTGGGCCGGGGCGAGCTGCCGGGCGACCTGAAGGGCTCCGAAGTGCAGTTCGGCATCCTTGCCGCGCTGTCGCGGGACCTGCGGCGCCCGGTCTCGGTCAGCGCAGACGAGACGCATCTGAGCCTCATCGTCTGA
- a CDS encoding gamma carbonic anhydrase family protein — MIYALDGVAPEIDAAAWVAPGANVIGRVRLAAGANIWFGATLRGDNEPITVGAGSNVQENCVLHTDMGFPLEIGADCTIGHKAMLHGSTIGEGTLVGMGATVLNGARIGRGCLIGAGALITEGKEIPDGSLVMGAPGKVVRELDAAARETLRDSARHYVTKAVRFRAGLTPV, encoded by the coding sequence ATGATCTATGCACTGGACGGCGTCGCGCCCGAGATCGACGCGGCGGCCTGGGTCGCGCCCGGGGCCAATGTCATCGGCCGCGTGCGGCTGGCGGCGGGGGCCAATATCTGGTTCGGCGCCACGCTGCGCGGCGACAACGAGCCGATCACTGTGGGTGCGGGCTCGAACGTGCAGGAGAATTGCGTGCTGCACACCGATATGGGCTTTCCGCTGGAGATCGGGGCCGATTGCACGATCGGGCACAAGGCGATGCTGCATGGCAGCACGATCGGCGAGGGAACGCTAGTCGGGATGGGGGCCACGGTGCTCAACGGCGCGCGGATCGGGCGCGGTTGCCTGATCGGCGCGGGCGCGCTGATCACCGAGGGCAAGGAGATCCCCGATGGGAGCCTCGTGATGGGGGCGCCCGGCAAGGTCGTGCGCGAGTTGGACGCGGCCGCGCGCGAAACGCTGCGCGACTCGGCGCGGCATTACGTGACCAAAGCGGTGCGGTTCCGGGCGGGGCTGACGCCGGTCTGA
- the gmk gene encoding guanylate kinase, with the protein MIQGTRRGLAIILSSPSGAGKSTMARRLMEWDPTLSFSVSATTRAPRPDETEGVHYYFRSREAFGKMVLDGEMLEHAEVFGNHYGSPRAPVEEALRAGRDVIFDIDWQGGQQIRNSALGRDVVSIFILPPSIAELERRLQDRGQDSPEVIEARMAKSEAEISHWAEYDYVLVNDDADACEARLRTILTGERLRRDRQPWLTEFTRGLGAEFREREAT; encoded by the coding sequence ATGATCCAGGGAACGCGCCGGGGCCTGGCGATCATCCTCTCCAGCCCCTCGGGGGCGGGAAAATCGACGATGGCGCGGCGGCTGATGGAGTGGGATCCGACGCTCAGCTTCTCGGTCTCGGCCACGACGCGCGCGCCGCGCCCCGACGAGACGGAGGGCGTGCATTACTATTTCCGCTCGCGCGAGGCCTTCGGAAAGATGGTGCTGGACGGCGAGATGCTGGAACATGCCGAGGTCTTCGGGAACCATTACGGCAGCCCCCGCGCCCCGGTCGAGGAAGCGCTGCGCGCGGGGCGGGATGTGATCTTCGACATCGACTGGCAGGGCGGCCAGCAGATCCGCAACTCGGCGCTGGGCCGGGATGTGGTGTCGATCTTCATCCTGCCGCCCTCGATCGCCGAGCTGGAGCGGCGGCTGCAGGATCGTGGGCAGGACAGCCCGGAGGTGATCGAGGCGCGGATGGCGAAATCCGAGGCCGAGATCAGCCATTGGGCGGAATACGATTACGTGCTGGTCAACGACGATGCCGATGCCTGCGAGGCGCGGCTGCGCACGATCCTGACCGGCGAGCGACTGCGCCGCGACCGGCAGCCCTGGCTGACCGAGTTCACGCGCGGCCTGGGCGCCGAATTCCGCGAACGGGAGGCAACATGA
- a CDS encoding YicC/YloC family endoribonuclease yields the protein MKSMTGYAALDRDGRRWELRSVNARGLDLRLRLPEVAGLEPAARAALGAVAARGGVTLSLRLGGEAAGAAPRLDLAGLDRALDALSQVAARATQPLAPVSAAQILGLRGVWEAGEADPPPLDALVAALGELTTAFAADRAREGAALRAVLAEQVDEIAALTDRARALGAARADHMAEAFRAALARVAEAGLDERRVATEIAALAVKADIAEELDRLDAHVAAARALLDETKPAGRRLDFLTQEFNREANTLCSKAQMTEMTEIGLALKAVIDRLREQVQNVE from the coding sequence ATGAAATCCATGACGGGATATGCCGCGCTGGACCGCGACGGCCGCCGCTGGGAGCTGCGCTCGGTCAATGCCCGCGGGCTGGACCTGCGGCTGCGCCTGCCCGAGGTGGCCGGGCTGGAGCCCGCCGCGCGGGCCGCGCTGGGCGCGGTGGCGGCGCGGGGCGGGGTGACCCTGTCGCTGCGGCTGGGCGGCGAGGCGGCGGGGGCGGCGCCGCGGCTTGATCTGGCGGGGCTGGACCGGGCGCTCGACGCGCTCTCGCAGGTCGCCGCCCGCGCCACGCAGCCGCTGGCGCCAGTCAGCGCGGCGCAGATCCTGGGCCTGCGCGGCGTCTGGGAGGCTGGCGAGGCCGATCCACCGCCGCTGGACGCGCTGGTGGCGGCCCTGGGCGAGCTGACGACTGCCTTCGCGGCGGACCGGGCGCGCGAGGGCGCGGCGCTGCGCGCGGTGCTGGCGGAGCAGGTCGACGAGATCGCGGCGCTGACCGACCGTGCCCGCGCGCTGGGCGCGGCGCGCGCCGATCACATGGCCGAAGCCTTCCGCGCCGCGCTGGCCCGCGTGGCCGAGGCCGGGCTCGATGAGCGCCGGGTCGCCACCGAGATCGCCGCGCTGGCCGTTAAGGCCGACATCGCCGAGGAGCTGGACCGGCTCGACGCGCATGTCGCCGCCGCGCGGGCGCTGCTCGACGAGACGAAACCCGCCGGCCGGCGGCTGGATTTCCTGACGCAGGAATTCAACCGCGAGGCCAACACGCTGTGCTCGAAGGCGCAGATGACCGAGATGACCGAGATCGGGTTGGCGCTGAAGGCGGTGATCGACCGCCTGCGCGAGCAGGTCCAGAACGTGGAATGA
- a CDS encoding PAS domain-containing protein, which translates to MRQTAMQDGEIDERSGESGGGRAAPRLRVMRPAPVIETARGYWQGLRVGRNLPRRDALDPKDMGTILAHAMILDRVRPGTVRIRLAGRVINSLLGMDARGLPLHALFEPRDRTRLEPLIETVFDRPATLECDGLSEGAEGIMGARLLLLPLLDRCYAPSKALGVVVTDRPVQDPPRRFSMTCHELRDTDAPAPDRQPLPTDRFPEMAPAPRFEARETQVPWLRVVK; encoded by the coding sequence ATGAGGCAGACGGCGATGCAGGACGGCGAAATCGACGAACGGAGCGGAGAATCCGGCGGCGGCAGGGCGGCGCCCCGGCTGCGGGTGATGCGGCCGGCCCCGGTGATCGAGACCGCGCGCGGCTACTGGCAGGGACTGCGCGTCGGGCGCAACCTGCCCCGTCGCGACGCGCTCGACCCCAAGGACATGGGGACGATCCTCGCCCATGCGATGATCCTGGACCGCGTCCGCCCCGGCACGGTGCGCATCCGCCTGGCCGGGCGCGTCATCAACAGCCTGCTGGGCATGGATGCGCGCGGCCTGCCGCTCCACGCCCTGTTCGAGCCGCGCGACCGCACCCGGCTCGAGCCGCTGATCGAGACGGTCTTCGACCGGCCCGCCACGCTCGAATGCGACGGGCTCTCCGAGGGGGCGGAGGGGATCATGGGCGCGCGCCTGCTGCTCCTGCCGCTCCTCGACCGCTGCTACGCGCCCTCCAAGGCGCTGGGCGTGGTCGTCACCGACCGGCCCGTGCAGGACCCGCCGCGGCGCTTCTCGATGACCTGCCACGAGCTGCGGGACACCGACGCCCCCGCGCCCGATCGCCAGCCGCTGCCGACCGACCGCTTCCCCGAGATGGCGCCCGCGCCCCGCTTCGAGGCGCGCGAGACGCAGGTGCCCTGGCTGCGCGTCGTGAAGTGA
- a CDS encoding SpoIIAA family protein → MFASANIHEFTTAPDHLHAFRITGKVTREDMTAMSEHMLAVFEAAPGPVDMLLSFQTDETSEFGSGLSLDSLKAQLQSLAKVRHYVVANAPGAAGGLVEAMGSILPVEAASFEDEAQAMTWLEAQPAP, encoded by the coding sequence ATGTTCGCCAGCGCCAATATCCACGAATTCACCACCGCGCCCGACCATCTCCACGCCTTCCGGATCACCGGCAAGGTCACGCGCGAGGACATGACGGCCATGTCCGAGCACATGCTCGCCGTGTTCGAGGCGGCCCCCGGCCCCGTCGACATGCTGCTGTCCTTCCAAACGGACGAGACCTCGGAGTTCGGATCGGGCCTGTCGCTCGACAGCCTGAAGGCACAGCTGCAATCGCTGGCCAAGGTGCGCCACTACGTCGTCGCCAACGCGCCCGGCGCGGCCGGCGGCCTGGTCGAGGCGATGGGCAGCATCCTGCCCGTCGAAGCGGCCAGCTTCGAGGACGAGGCGCAGGCGATGACCTGGCTCGAGGCCCAGCCCGCACCCTGA
- a CDS encoding class II 3-deoxy-7-phosphoheptulonate synthase has protein sequence MAWAKTDWRAKPRVQMPDYPDAEALAATEARLGKYPPLVFAGEARTLKSELAAAGRGEAFLLQGGDCAESFAEFSADTIRDTFKVMLQMAMVLTFGAKVPVVKVGRMAGQFAKPRSAPTEVKDGVELPSYRGDIINELDFTPASRIPDPRKMLEAYTQAAATLNLLRAFSKGGFADVHQVHQWTLGFTQGERAAQYRDMADRIQDTLDFMTAAGLGADTNAELSTVDFYTSHEALLLEYEEALCSKDSLTGNWLAGSGHMIWIGDRTRQPDGAHVEFCRGVLNPIGLKCGPSTSEEDLKLLIERLNPENEMGRLTLIARFGAGQVGDHLPRLIRTVQEMGANVVWSCDAMHGNTIKSSSGYKTRPFDSVLREVQEFFAIHRAEGTIPGGVHFEMTGQDVTECTGGVRAVTDEDLSDRYHTACDPRLNASQSLELAFLVAEELSGLRAERQRAAS, from the coding sequence ATGGCCTGGGCGAAGACCGACTGGAGAGCGAAACCGCGGGTGCAGATGCCCGATTACCCCGATGCCGAGGCATTGGCCGCCACCGAGGCGCGGCTGGGGAAATATCCGCCGCTGGTCTTCGCGGGCGAGGCGCGGACGCTGAAATCCGAGCTGGCCGCCGCGGGCCGCGGCGAGGCGTTCCTGCTGCAGGGCGGCGACTGCGCCGAAAGCTTCGCGGAATTCTCGGCCGACACGATCCGCGACACCTTCAAGGTGATGCTGCAGATGGCGATGGTGCTGACCTTCGGCGCCAAGGTGCCGGTGGTGAAGGTGGGCCGGATGGCCGGCCAGTTCGCCAAGCCGCGCTCGGCGCCCACCGAGGTCAAGGATGGGGTCGAGCTGCCGAGCTACCGCGGCGACATCATCAACGAGCTCGACTTCACGCCGGCCTCGCGCATCCCCGACCCGCGCAAGATGCTGGAGGCCTATACCCAGGCCGCGGCGACGCTGAACCTGCTGCGCGCCTTCTCGAAGGGCGGCTTCGCCGATGTCCACCAGGTTCACCAATGGACGCTGGGCTTCACCCAGGGTGAGCGCGCGGCGCAGTATCGCGACATGGCCGACCGCATCCAGGACACGCTGGATTTCATGACCGCCGCCGGACTGGGCGCGGACACGAATGCCGAGCTGTCGACGGTCGATTTCTACACCTCGCACGAGGCGCTGCTGCTCGAATACGAGGAGGCGCTCTGCAGCAAGGATTCGCTCACGGGCAACTGGCTGGCGGGGTCGGGTCACATGATCTGGATCGGCGACCGTACACGCCAGCCGGACGGCGCGCATGTCGAGTTCTGCCGCGGCGTGCTGAACCCGATCGGCCTGAAATGCGGCCCCTCGACCAGCGAGGAGGATCTGAAGCTCCTGATCGAGCGGCTGAACCCCGAGAACGAGATGGGCCGCCTGACGCTGATCGCGCGCTTCGGGGCGGGCCAGGTGGGCGACCACCTGCCGCGCCTGATCCGCACGGTGCAGGAGATGGGCGCCAATGTCGTCTGGTCCTGCGACGCGATGCACGGCAACACGATCAAGTCGTCCTCGGGCTACAAGACCCGGCCCTTCGACAGCGTGCTGCGCGAGGTGCAGGAATTCTTCGCCATCCACCGCGCCGAGGGCACGATCCCCGGCGGCGTGCATTTCGAGATGACCGGCCAGGACGTCACCGAATGCACCGGCGGCGTGCGCGCGGTGACTGACGAGGACCTGTCGGATCGCTATCACACGGCCTGCGACCCGCGGCTCAACGCCTCGCAATCGCTGGAGCTGGCCTTCCTGGTGGCCGAAGAGCTGTCGGGATTGCGCGCCGAGCGCCAGCGCGCGGCGTCCTGA
- a CDS encoding GlxA family transcriptional regulator gives MSKGNETDGPEGRAEELTLTLPPKPRHFVFALLDEFTLMSFASAVDALRIANRMAGAQLYSWELAADGGRTVTCSAGTSFVVDRDLDEIGRDDTLLLVGGIDVARASTKRIIGWLRRESRRGIVIGGLCTASWTMAVAGLLDGKRATIHWENHDSFAEEFPDIELTKSVFTVDGKRLTTAGGTASIDLMLHLIAKDHGEGLAALVADQMIYSSIRTDQDTQRLSIPTRIGVRHPRLSQVIREMEQNIEEPISPSILARQVGMSTRQLERLFRRYLNRSPKRYYMELRLGKARNLLMQTDMSIINVALACGFTSPSHFSKCYRAHYGTTPYRERGTQAAKG, from the coding sequence ATGTCGAAAGGAAACGAAACGGACGGGCCGGAGGGCCGGGCGGAGGAGCTGACGCTCACCTTGCCGCCGAAGCCGCGTCATTTCGTGTTCGCCCTGCTCGACGAATTCACGCTGATGTCCTTTGCCAGCGCGGTCGACGCGCTCCGCATCGCCAACCGCATGGCCGGCGCGCAGCTCTACAGCTGGGAGCTCGCGGCCGATGGCGGCCGGACGGTGACCTGCTCGGCCGGGACCAGCTTCGTGGTCGACCGCGACCTCGACGAGATCGGGCGCGATGACACGCTCCTGCTGGTGGGCGGCATCGACGTGGCCCGGGCCAGCACCAAGCGGATCATCGGCTGGCTGCGCCGCGAATCGCGCCGCGGCATCGTGATCGGCGGGCTCTGCACCGCGTCCTGGACGATGGCGGTGGCGGGGCTGCTCGACGGCAAGCGCGCCACCATCCACTGGGAGAACCACGACAGCTTCGCCGAGGAATTCCCCGATATCGAACTCACCAAGTCGGTCTTCACCGTCGACGGCAAGCGCCTCACCACCGCCGGGGGCACCGCTTCGATCGACCTGATGCTGCACCTGATCGCCAAGGATCATGGCGAGGGGCTGGCCGCGCTGGTGGCCGACCAGATGATCTATTCCTCGATCCGCACCGACCAGGACACCCAGCGGCTGTCGATCCCCACGCGGATCGGCGTGCGCCATCCCCGCCTCAGCCAGGTCATCCGCGAGATGGAGCAGAATATCGAGGAGCCGATCAGCCCCTCGATCCTCGCCCGCCAGGTCGGCATGTCCACCCGCCAGCTGGAGCGGCTGTTCCGCCGCTACCTCAACCGCAGCCCCAAGCGCTACTACATGGAATTGCGGCTCGGGAAGGCGCGCAACCTCTTGATGCAGACCGACATGTCGATCATCAACGTGGCGCTGGCCTGCGGCTTCACCTCGCCCAGCCATTTCTCGAAATGCTACCGCGCGCATTACGGCACCACGCCCTACCGCGAACGCGGCACGCAGGCGGCGAAGGGCTAG